A window from Brachionichthys hirsutus isolate HB-005 chromosome 4, CSIRO-AGI_Bhir_v1, whole genome shotgun sequence encodes these proteins:
- the znf703 gene encoding zinc finger protein 703, which yields MRDPPGRPEPLLRSQSPERSAAADASGCPRRAGARTASVSLPKPCAFPTDSSRQAKRLPIRILNMLTAHSGHLLHPEYLQPLTSAPVSIELDAKKSPLALLAQTCSQIGKPDPPSASKLASLSSSSLGDKESSSRSSKSGEQHHSLEDKSSFKPYAKSPGDSRKDVQAAKGPSDKAAFRVPNGNSSSGNTSCPSFPPHSRSPSSKSPPLHSQSQPHRQSHSPSTPPPPPPHSQALHMDNKPGSAEQTNADSNNNGAVKKDSDAAKSGMDGAQLANSSHTRASANSSNASSASSPRPESRADLQLSSQPGLGSGHVAPVSPYKPGHSVFPLPPATLGYHGSIVGAYAGYPSQFVPGLDPKSSLGLGLPGKHPSSSPLSGASPPSLMQGLCRDPYCLTYPNSPHLGGSNCATCVHDPSSLKSGFPLVYPPHHLHSLHSGSLSSSTGPSLSHPLYTYGFMLPNEPLPHACNWVSVGGPCDKRFPTSEELLAHLRTHTALPGMVDSKLLSAYPSSVSSASCHLHLPPHGSPGTLPSSFSLRGSPGLGLARYHPYSKSHLAGAPGLPMTSLPSSPAYYSPYALYSQRLGSASALGYQ from the exons ATGAGAGATCCCCCCGGTAGACCTGAACCGCTTTTACGCAGCCAGTCACCGGAGCGCAGCGCCGCCGCCGACGCCAGTGGTTGTCCACGGCGCGCAGGAGCCCGAACAGCGTCCGTCTCCCTCCCCAAGCCGTGCGCATTTCCCACGGATTCCTCACGCCAGGCGAAAAGGCTTCCCATCCGGATCCTAAACATGTTGACTGCGCACAGCGGCCATTTGCTTCACCCGGAGTATCTCCAGCCTCTCACGTCCGCGCCGGTCAGCATTGAA CTTGATGCCAAGAAGAGTCCTCTGGCTCTGCTGGCCCAGACCTGCTCTCAGATTGGCAAACCAGACCCTCCGTCCGCTTCCAAACTggcttccctctcctccagcagttTGGGAGACAAGGAATCATCGAGTCGATCTTCAAAATCTGGAGAGCAGCACCACTCCCTGGAGGACAAGTCGAGCTTCAAGCCTTACGCCAAGTCTCCAGGCGACTCTCGTAAGGACGTTCAAGCGGCAAAGGGGCCTTCCGATAAAGCGGCTTTCCGGGTACCAAATGGAAACTCCAGCAGTGGCAATACTTCGtgtccctcctttcctccccaTTCCCGATCACCGAGCTCCAAGTCTCCTCCCTTGCACTCTCAGAGCCAGCCTCACAGACAAAGCCATTCCCcgtccacgccgccgccgccaccgccacaCTCTCAGGCCTTGCACATGGACAACAAACCTGGGAGTGCAGAGCAGACAAATGCAGACAGTAACAACAACGGTGCTGTCAAAAAGGACTCTGATGCAGCAAAGTCAGGGATGGATGGGGCGCAGTTAGCCAACTCCAGCCACACACGGGCCAGTGCCAACTCCAGCAATGCCAGCTCTGCCAGTAGCCCACGGCCGGAGAGCAGGGCTGACCTGCAGCTCTCCTCGCAGCCTGGCCTGGGCTCTGGGCACGTCGCCCCCGTCTCGCCTTACAAACCAGGACATTCTGTCTTCCCGTTGCCTCCTGCCACGTTGGGCTACCACGGCTCCATTGTGGGGGCTTACGCTGGCTACCCTTCCCAGTTTGTTCCCGGCTTGGATCCTAAGTCTAGTTTGGGGTTAGGACTTCCAGGGAAGCACCCAAGCTCCAGCCCCCTCTCTGGAGCTTCACCTCCATCCTTGATGCAGGGCTTATGTCGGGACCCATACTGTCTGACGTACCCCAACTCACCCCACCTAGGAGGAAGTAACTGCGCCACCTGTGTCCATGATCCCTCCAGCCTTAAGTCTGGTTTCCCCCTAGTTtatcccccccaccacctccatTCTCTGCATTCCGGCTCCTTGTCTTCCAGCACCGGCCCTTCCCTGTCCCACCCCCTCTACACCTATGGTTTCATGCTCCCCAATGAGCCGCTGCCTCATGCCTGTAACTGGGTGTCTGTCGGGGGTCCGTGTGACAAGCGCTTTCCCACGTCAGAGGAGCTGCTAGCCCACTTGCGTACCCACACAGCCCTCCCTGGTATGGTGGACAGTAAGCTGTTGTCAGCATACCCTTCATCAGTTTCATCCGCCTCCTGCCACCTCCATCTGCCCCCACACGGCAGCCCGGGTACCCTGCCAAGTTCATTCTCTCTCAGAGGCTCTCCTGGTTTGGGCCTGGCTCGCTATCACCCCTATAGCAAGTCTCACCTGGCCGGAGCCCCAGGACTCCCCATGACATCCCTCCCATCCTCCCCAGCCTATTACTCCCCCTATGCCCTCTACAGTCAAAGACTGGGCTCAGCCTCGGCACTTGGCTACCAGTGA